In Xylanibacillus composti, the genomic stretch ATCTCATAATAGGGGGCGTGGTATACTAAGGGAGAGAGGAGTTAAGGAGGAACAGCATGAATATCGCTTTTTTTCTGTTGCCCAAAAAGGACGTTGTCTGTCTGACGCCCGAATCCACAGTGCGTCAAGCCTTGGAGCGCATGGAATACCATCGCTACAGCGCCGTTCCCCTGCTGGACGATGAAGGAAGATATGTCGGAACGATTACGGAGGGAGACCTGTTGTGGGCGTTGAAGAATACGCCGGACATGAATATCGCTTCGATCAACAGAAAGAAGCTGAAGGAAATCCCTTGCCGACTTCAAAACAAATCTGTATCCATCAATGCGCAAATTGAGGACCTGATTACGCTGGCAATAGCCCAAAATTTCGTTCCGGTCGTGGATGACCAAGACAAATTCATTGGTATTATACGCAGACGAGAAATTATGGAGTACTGCTCGCAGCTGCTTATGAAATCAGACGCTGTATCATGACTTTCAGCCTGCCGCAAAAAGGCCTAGTCGCACTTGGCGATTAGGTCTTTTTGCTTAGCTTGCTGTCTGCATAAATAATTATTGCGGCGCATAGTCGGCTGCGAACAGCTTGTCATACAATGAAGAAAAGCAGTCAGTACTCGGCATAGGAGGTCAGCCCAGATGCGCGCACGATGGCAAGAAGCAATCTTGGAGGAACTGCCCGAGCTTTTCCCCCATCTAAGCACACACGAGCACTCCCAGATGAAAAAAGGGCTGGCGGAATTGTTCCGCGAACAGCAGGAGATGCATGTCCGGCTGCTGTCCGTCCGCCTCTAATCCATTCGAATGTCCATCCCTACCACGCCTATCGTCTTCCCTTCCCCGTCTACTAGCGATTTGGATACTGTCACGCACGGTTTTTTGGTGATCGCCGATACATAGATCGGCGACACATACATATTCCCGTCCATGGCGCTTTGCCACCAATCCCGCTGCTTGGCGTTCAGCAGACCAGCCGGGGGACAGGAGTAAATAAACGTGCCGTCGGTTCGATTGGACCAGACCGCTTCAATCGCATCATTCGCCTCCAAGAAGCTCTTGAGCTTTCGTTCATGCACCTGCTCGTCAATTGGCATCAACTCGTGATCATCCACCAAGCTTTGTATCCACTCATGCATCTGTTCTTCCGCAATCGCCAAGCTGGCCGGATGATCCTGCCAATCCAGCTCCCTCACGGACGCTGCCAGTTCCCCGGATGCGCGTTCCAGTTCATCCCGGATCAAGGTCAGCTTATGAATTTGCTGCCGCTGCACCTGCATGTGCGAAACCGCTTGGTCGACACCCTGCAGCGTCTGGTTGGCAAGGACAACAACTTCCTGCAGCATGTCCGCAATGCGCGATACCACCTCGGATTGCTGCTCGTTGGAACGCCGCGCTTGGTCGACCAGCTTGTGGACCGACTGGACGCCAAGGAAGACGCAATCCATCTTGTCTTTCACCGTTCGCATTTCCTCGATGCCTTCCTGCACGGATGCCCGTTCTTCCCTTACTGCAGCCACGACTTCTTTGACTCCTTTTTCAATAGAAGAAACCAAATCCGAGGA encodes the following:
- a CDS encoding CBS domain-containing protein produces the protein MNIAFFLLPKKDVVCLTPESTVRQALERMEYHRYSAVPLLDDEGRYVGTITEGDLLWALKNTPDMNIASINRKKLKEIPCRLQNKSVSINAQIEDLITLAIAQNFVPVVDDQDKFIGIIRRREIMEYCSQLLMKSDAVS
- a CDS encoding methyl-accepting chemotaxis protein — its product is MSFWRIGKRTSSNPKADAKEAQLRRFARESQVVADRMLGAVEEVGVTVTALTDVADHSVEHENRLRSNGTQTLARVESVFSSLQEAASAAAEMTSAAQTLGEQSEETNTLVLEVARSLQHTDQVMEKMNGVQQKMETSIMELTEEAGRIDEINRFIQEVVSQTSLLALNASIEAARAGEHGHGFSVVAQEIRKLADQGSGAVKRSSDLVSSIEKGVKEVVAAVREERASVQEGIEEMRTVKDKMDCVFLGVQSVHKLVDQARRSNEQQSEVVSRIADMLQEVVVLANQTLQGVDQAVSHMQVQRQQIHKLTLIRDELERASGELAASVRELDWQDHPASLAIAEEQMHEWIQSLVDDHELMPIDEQVHERKLKSFLEANDAIEAVWSNRTDGTFIYSCPPAGLLNAKQRDWWQSAMDGNMYVSPIYVSAITKKPCVTVSKSLVDGEGKTIGVVGMDIRMD